One segment of Niveibacterium microcysteis DNA contains the following:
- a CDS encoding BON domain-containing protein, with the protein MNYPKTIVVLLTSASLAVGLSAVLQAAEPAANASTMATPSAKDKALQAQVSATLKADPALAEARIEVEALEGVVTLRGGLRDADSVSRALALVASVDGVRRVENGLEVDASR; encoded by the coding sequence ATGAACTACCCCAAGACGATTGTTGTACTGCTGACTTCCGCTTCGCTGGCCGTCGGCCTGAGCGCAGTGCTGCAGGCGGCCGAACCTGCCGCCAACGCAAGCACGATGGCCACGCCGAGCGCGAAAGACAAGGCGCTGCAGGCGCAAGTGAGTGCCACGCTGAAGGCCGACCCGGCCCTGGCCGAAGCACGCATCGAAGTCGAGGCGCTCGAAGGCGTAGTGACCCTGCGCGGCGGGCTGCGCGATGCCGACAGCGTGTCGCGCGCGCTGGCGCTGGTGGCCAGCGTCGACGGCGTGCGCCGTGTGGAAAACGGACTGGAAGTCGACGCCAGCCGTTAA
- a CDS encoding sigma 54-interacting transcriptional regulator → MSVPYVVSQSDTARAAHLLLVDDDADLLRLISMRLSANGYRVTAAASAEAALARLSVERPDLVISDVRLPDRDGLALFGDIQRSHPSLPVILLTAHGTIPDAVEAMSRGVFGYLTKPFDSRVLLDKVTQALSLGATTESAGAHDDASWRAGIVSRSNRMAEVLEEARMVAASDASILIRGESGTGKELLARAIHRASPRAAAPFIAINCGAIPEQLLESELFGHVKGAFSGAIASHNGLFQAADGGTLFLDEIGDMPLALQVKLLRVLQERAVRPVGATRSVPIDVRIVSATHRNLDTAMAEGQFREDLFYRLNVVSLLLPPLSERREDIPLLAASFLRQLATKYRKTLSGFAPDAIEALATAAWPGNVRQLYNVVEQVSALSTAPLIPASLVQRALRVRSMEALTYAEAKQRFERNYLTQLLKLTDGNVSDAARLADRNRTEFYRLLQRHELTPAMFRNTA, encoded by the coding sequence ATGAGCGTTCCCTACGTGGTTTCACAGTCCGACACAGCGCGCGCCGCCCACCTGCTGCTGGTGGATGACGACGCCGACCTGCTGCGGCTGATTTCGATGCGCCTGTCGGCCAATGGCTACCGCGTGACCGCTGCCGCCTCGGCCGAGGCGGCGCTGGCGCGCCTGTCGGTCGAGCGACCGGATCTGGTGATCAGCGACGTGCGCCTGCCCGACCGTGACGGCCTTGCGCTGTTCGGCGATATCCAGCGCAGCCATCCGTCCTTGCCGGTGATCCTGCTGACCGCGCACGGCACCATCCCCGATGCGGTGGAGGCGATGTCGCGTGGTGTCTTCGGCTACCTGACCAAGCCTTTCGACAGCCGTGTGCTGCTCGACAAGGTGACGCAGGCCTTGTCGCTCGGCGCGACCACCGAGTCGGCTGGTGCCCATGACGACGCCAGCTGGCGCGCCGGCATCGTCAGCCGCAGCAACCGCATGGCCGAAGTGCTGGAAGAGGCACGCATGGTGGCGGCCTCCGACGCGAGCATCCTGATCCGCGGCGAGAGCGGCACCGGCAAGGAATTGCTGGCCCGCGCGATCCACCGTGCCAGCCCGCGCGCTGCTGCACCCTTCATCGCGATCAACTGCGGTGCGATCCCAGAGCAGTTGCTCGAATCCGAGCTGTTCGGCCATGTGAAGGGCGCTTTCTCCGGCGCAATCGCGTCGCACAATGGTCTGTTCCAGGCGGCCGACGGCGGTACGCTGTTCCTCGACGAAATCGGCGACATGCCGCTCGCGCTGCAAGTAAAGCTGCTGCGTGTGCTGCAGGAGCGCGCGGTGCGGCCGGTGGGGGCAACCCGCTCGGTGCCGATCGATGTGCGCATCGTCTCGGCGACCCACCGCAACCTCGACACTGCGATGGCGGAGGGCCAGTTCCGCGAGGATCTGTTCTACCGTCTCAACGTTGTGTCGCTGCTGCTGCCGCCGCTGTCGGAGCGGCGCGAGGACATTCCGCTGCTGGCAGCCTCCTTCCTGCGCCAGCTCGCGACGAAGTACCGCAAGACGCTCAGCGGCTTCGCGCCGGATGCGATCGAGGCGCTCGCCACGGCGGCCTGGCCTGGCAACGTGCGCCAGCTCTACAACGTGGTCGAGCAGGTCAGCGCCCTGTCCACCGCGCCTTTGATCCCGGCGTCGCTGGTGCAGCGCGCGCTGCGGGTGCGCAGCATGGAGGCGCTGACCTATGCGGAAGCGAAGCAGCGCTTCGAGCGCAACTACCTGACCCAGCTGCTCAAGCTCACCGATGGCAACGTGTCGGACGCCGCGCGGCTGGCCGACCGCAACCGCACCGAGTTCTACCGTTTGCTGCAGCGCCACGAGCTGACGCCGGCGATGTTCCGCAACACCGCCTGA
- a CDS encoding DnaJ domain-containing protein produces the protein MKKTLYDVLGVAQNADQATLRAATDRQLAEYAPERATPATAEDYAIRCVAVREAWYVLGDEQRRAAYDGSLRPVMTPDEAIAAFAPELQSSGLRLPGSPRLIGALLALLLILPAGWWFRLGATVGSPEDAAARQRAEVERIEREQTEGSPEDQAREREARVAREAEWRERREREAAERAERQRQQEVEQARREADSVSRDLEYSRQRAEQDERQQAERARREAERLAAEDRRERERQAAEARRRLERDKAYLERLQRENQGYRSDY, from the coding sequence ATGAAAAAGACCCTGTACGACGTGCTAGGTGTGGCGCAGAACGCGGATCAGGCGACGCTGCGCGCCGCGACTGATCGCCAGCTCGCCGAGTACGCGCCCGAGCGCGCCACGCCGGCGACCGCCGAGGACTACGCGATTCGTTGTGTTGCGGTGCGTGAGGCCTGGTACGTGTTAGGCGACGAACAACGGCGCGCCGCTTACGATGGCTCGTTGCGCCCGGTCATGACGCCCGACGAGGCGATCGCTGCTTTTGCACCGGAACTGCAGTCGTCCGGTCTTCGTCTGCCTGGATCGCCGCGCCTGATCGGAGCGCTGCTCGCGCTTTTGCTGATCCTGCCGGCTGGCTGGTGGTTCCGCCTGGGTGCCACGGTTGGATCGCCCGAGGACGCGGCGGCTCGCCAGCGTGCAGAAGTTGAGCGGATCGAACGCGAGCAGACCGAGGGATCGCCGGAAGACCAGGCGCGTGAGCGCGAGGCGCGCGTGGCACGAGAGGCGGAGTGGCGCGAACGCCGGGAGCGCGAAGCTGCCGAGCGGGCCGAGCGTCAGCGGCAGCAGGAAGTGGAGCAGGCGCGCCGGGAGGCCGACAGCGTGTCGCGCGATCTTGAGTACAGCCGACAGCGCGCCGAGCAAGACGAACGCCAGCAGGCTGAGCGTGCCCGCCGCGAGGCCGAGCGGTTGGCGGCCGAGGACCGCCGCGAGCGCGAACGCCAGGCGGCGGAAGCCCGCCGCCGACTCGAACGCGACAAGGCCTACCTAGAGCGACTGCAGCGCGAGAACCAGGGCTATCGCAGCGACTACTGA
- a CDS encoding bactofilin family protein — MIAKPSILDQHRESRSIRRPPASDSQPGVPEPFKPAPFPATSSSPVADNRLVVGPRVKLSGAQILDCDTLRVEGHVDAALESRVIEIAAGGSFNGAARVEAADISGRFEGELHVTGRLKLRAGAQIRGKVRYGSLVVEADATLFGDVAPASQADNAATAERPSAQIASITALLA; from the coding sequence ATGATCGCCAAACCCAGCATCCTCGACCAGCACCGCGAATCCCGCAGCATCCGGCGCCCGCCGGCATCCGATTCCCAGCCGGGCGTACCCGAACCCTTCAAGCCCGCCCCCTTCCCGGCCACATCGAGCAGCCCGGTGGCGGATAACCGGCTGGTGGTGGGGCCGCGCGTGAAACTGAGCGGCGCGCAGATCCTCGATTGCGACACCTTGCGGGTGGAAGGCCATGTCGACGCCGCGCTGGAGAGCCGCGTGATCGAGATCGCCGCCGGCGGCAGCTTCAACGGCGCCGCACGGGTGGAGGCCGCTGACATCAGCGGCCGCTTCGAGGGCGAACTGCATGTGACCGGCCGCCTCAAACTGCGCGCGGGCGCGCAAATCCGCGGCAAGGTGCGCTATGGCAGCCTCGTGGTGGAAGCCGACGCCACGCTGTTCGGTGACGTCGCACCGGCGAGCCAGGCCGACAACGCCGCTACGGCAGAGCGCCCCAGCGCGCAGATCGCCTCGATCACGGCCTTGCTGGCCTGA
- a CDS encoding J domain-containing protein codes for MARTLYQVLGAHPRASEVELLAAWQRLADPLEREAKISGSAAERLSELNAAWAVLGNPEARAAYDATLPDSVFTEPPTDEVLPDLDAAAGRPLLDWRVGRLLVLITVLSLLAIGWRSCSFSFSSDRARAQAEAMEAEARARDAETRARIDAQINGRDDGHPAGEARWQREQDERANEEARRESDAQIAAREAAREREAAEAAELRARADAERAQAEEEAAERAAENRARLEREKALLERLQDDNNRAMRLH; via the coding sequence ATGGCCCGCACGCTGTACCAGGTTCTCGGCGCGCATCCGCGTGCCAGCGAAGTCGAACTGCTCGCCGCATGGCAGCGGCTCGCCGATCCGCTCGAACGCGAAGCCAAGATCTCCGGGTCGGCTGCGGAGCGACTGAGCGAACTCAACGCCGCCTGGGCGGTGCTGGGCAACCCGGAAGCGCGCGCCGCCTACGACGCTACCCTTCCCGACAGCGTCTTCACCGAACCCCCAACAGACGAGGTTCTGCCCGATCTGGATGCCGCCGCTGGCCGGCCGCTTCTTGACTGGCGCGTCGGGCGTCTGCTGGTGCTGATCACTGTGCTGAGTCTGCTGGCGATCGGATGGCGCAGTTGCAGCTTCTCCTTTTCGAGTGATCGTGCCCGCGCGCAGGCCGAAGCGATGGAAGCCGAGGCGCGTGCCCGCGACGCTGAGACCCGCGCGCGGATTGATGCGCAGATCAACGGTCGCGATGACGGCCATCCAGCCGGCGAGGCGCGCTGGCAGCGCGAGCAGGACGAACGCGCCAACGAGGAAGCACGGCGCGAGTCCGACGCCCAGATTGCAGCCCGCGAGGCGGCGCGCGAGCGTGAAGCGGCCGAAGCGGCTGAACTTCGCGCACGGGCCGACGCCGAGCGCGCGCAGGCTGAAGAAGAGGCGGCCGAGCGCGCCGCTGAGAACCGCGCCCGCCTGGAACGCGAAAAGGCCCTGCTGGAGCGTTTGCAGGACGACAACAACCGCGCGATGCGCCTGCATTGA
- a CDS encoding ArsR/SmtB family transcription factor, with amino-acid sequence MDRDDAATVFESLASGIRLDVFRLLVRQGPAGMVAGDLASALDIAPNKLSFHLKSLLHTGLATVEQEGRFQRYRPNIARVAELVTYLTAECCGGRPEACADLLTTPCCPDAPDEIDAHHDAHP; translated from the coding sequence ATGGACAGGGACGACGCCGCTACGGTCTTCGAATCGCTCGCATCGGGCATCCGGCTCGATGTATTCCGGCTGCTCGTCCGGCAAGGGCCGGCCGGCATGGTGGCGGGCGATCTTGCCAGCGCGCTCGATATCGCGCCGAACAAACTCTCCTTCCACCTGAAATCGCTGCTGCATACCGGGCTCGCCACGGTTGAACAGGAAGGGCGCTTTCAGCGCTATCGCCCGAACATTGCACGGGTTGCCGAGCTGGTTACCTACCTCACCGCCGAATGTTGCGGCGGCCGACCCGAGGCCTGTGCGGATCTGCTTACCACCCCCTGTTGCCCCGACGCCCCGGACGAAATCGATGCACACCATGACGCGCACCCCTGA
- a CDS encoding multidrug effflux MFS transporter, whose amino-acid sequence MSAPPNAEFQPAVTWHRPVWVLAALLATLSSLGPFAIDTYLPAFEGIAQGLATTPVHLQQTLSGYLAGFSVMMLFHGALSDSFGRRPVVFVGLAVFALASVVCATASHVGVLIAGRVLQGMSCGAGIVVGRAIVRDLFAAVHAQKLMSQITLFFGAAPAIAPIIGGWLFAGFGWRAIFWFLALVAVSVLVLAARTLPETLPPERRQPFTPLALSRGYWQVVSDKRFLLLTLAAGVPFNAMFVFILSAPMLLGHHLKLAPTQFFWLFCWGISGIMGGAWASGRLAGRIPRERQVRWGFGILLVVAFVNTLYHAFVPANVFSAILPVGLIGFGWSMLAPCVTLLVLDRFPERLGLASSLQACLASLSNAIVAGLVAPIAMASVAGLALASFVLGFAGWAAWKLYRMDVRRVIRSEQQAQQDS is encoded by the coding sequence ATGTCAGCCCCGCCCAACGCTGAGTTCCAGCCCGCCGTGACCTGGCATCGGCCGGTGTGGGTGCTCGCCGCGTTGCTGGCGACACTGTCTTCGCTTGGTCCGTTCGCCATCGACACCTACCTTCCGGCCTTCGAGGGGATTGCGCAGGGGCTGGCGACGACGCCGGTCCATCTGCAGCAGACTCTGTCGGGCTATCTCGCCGGCTTCTCGGTGATGATGCTGTTCCACGGCGCACTATCGGACAGCTTTGGCCGCCGCCCCGTCGTCTTCGTCGGGCTTGCGGTGTTCGCGCTGGCCAGCGTCGTATGCGCCACCGCATCGCATGTGGGCGTGCTGATTGCCGGCCGGGTGCTTCAGGGCATGAGTTGCGGCGCCGGCATCGTGGTCGGGCGCGCGATCGTGCGCGACCTGTTCGCCGCGGTGCATGCGCAAAAGCTGATGAGCCAGATCACATTGTTCTTCGGGGCCGCGCCGGCCATCGCGCCGATCATCGGCGGCTGGCTGTTCGCCGGGTTCGGCTGGCGGGCGATCTTCTGGTTCCTCGCGCTCGTCGCCGTCAGCGTGCTGGTGCTGGCCGCCCGCACGCTACCCGAAACCCTGCCTCCCGAGCGCCGCCAGCCCTTCACACCGCTGGCGCTATCGCGCGGTTACTGGCAGGTCGTGTCGGACAAGCGCTTCCTGTTGCTGACGCTGGCAGCCGGCGTACCGTTCAATGCGATGTTCGTGTTCATCCTGTCGGCGCCGATGCTGCTGGGCCATCATCTGAAGCTCGCGCCGACGCAGTTCTTCTGGCTCTTCTGCTGGGGCATCAGCGGGATCATGGGGGGTGCCTGGGCAAGCGGCCGACTGGCCGGGCGCATTCCGCGCGAGCGGCAGGTGCGCTGGGGTTTCGGCATCCTGCTGGTGGTCGCGTTCGTCAATACGCTGTACCACGCCTTCGTGCCGGCCAACGTGTTCTCCGCGATTCTGCCGGTGGGCCTGATCGGCTTCGGCTGGTCGATGCTGGCACCTTGCGTGACGCTGCTGGTGCTGGATCGCTTCCCGGAACGGTTGGGTCTGGCCTCGTCCCTGCAGGCCTGCCTTGCCAGCCTGTCGAACGCGATTGTCGCCGGGCTCGTTGCACCGATCGCAATGGCCAGCGTCGCTGGCCTTGCGCTGGCATCCTTCGTCCTCGGCTTCGCCGGCTGGGCGGCGTGGAAGCTCTACCGAATGGATGTCCGGCGCGTCATCCGCTCGGAACAGCAGGCCCAGCAGGACAGTTAA
- the arsB gene encoding ACR3 family arsenite efflux transporter — protein MTRTPDTAKPPTPMSAFERGLSLWVFLCILAGIALGQLLPGVFQAIGRLEFAQVNLPVGLLIWVMIIPMLVKVDFGALHEVRQHVRGIGVTLFVNWLVKPFSMALLGWLFIRQLFAPLLPADQIDSYIAGLILLAAAPCTAMVFVWSRLTHGDPLFTLSQVALNDSIMVFAFAPLVGLLLGISAITVPWATLVTSVVLYIVIPVILAQLWRRSLLAKGQAAFDAAMTRIGPWSISALLATLVLLFAFQGEAIIRQPLVIALLAVPILIQVFFNAGLAYWLNRRLGERHSVACPSALIGASNFFELAVAAAISLFGFQSGAALATVVGVLIEVPVMLLVVRIVNASKPWYEQQPR, from the coding sequence ATGACGCGCACCCCTGACACCGCCAAACCACCCACCCCCATGAGCGCCTTCGAGCGCGGCCTCAGCCTGTGGGTCTTTCTCTGCATCCTGGCCGGCATCGCGCTCGGCCAGCTGTTACCCGGCGTGTTCCAGGCCATCGGGCGGCTTGAGTTCGCGCAGGTGAACCTGCCGGTCGGTCTGCTGATCTGGGTGATGATCATTCCGATGCTGGTGAAGGTGGACTTCGGCGCGTTGCACGAGGTGCGCCAGCATGTGCGCGGCATCGGCGTGACACTGTTCGTGAACTGGCTGGTGAAGCCCTTCTCGATGGCGCTGCTCGGTTGGCTCTTCATCCGCCAGCTGTTCGCGCCGCTGCTGCCGGCCGACCAGATCGACAGCTACATCGCCGGGCTGATCCTGCTCGCCGCCGCGCCCTGCACCGCGATGGTCTTCGTGTGGAGCCGCCTGACCCATGGCGACCCGTTGTTCACGCTGTCGCAAGTGGCGCTGAACGATTCGATCATGGTGTTCGCGTTCGCGCCGCTGGTCGGCCTGCTGCTGGGCATCTCGGCGATCACGGTGCCGTGGGCGACCCTGGTGACCTCGGTCGTGCTGTACATCGTGATTCCGGTGATCCTCGCGCAGTTGTGGCGCCGCAGCTTGCTCGCCAAGGGCCAGGCTGCCTTCGACGCCGCGATGACACGCATCGGCCCGTGGTCGATCAGTGCATTGCTGGCCACGCTGGTGCTGCTGTTCGCCTTCCAGGGCGAAGCGATCATTCGTCAGCCGCTGGTGATCGCACTGCTCGCCGTGCCGATCCTGATCCAGGTTTTCTTCAATGCCGGGCTGGCCTACTGGCTCAACCGGCGCCTTGGCGAGCGCCACAGCGTGGCCTGCCCCTCGGCGCTGATCGGCGCCTCCAACTTCTTCGAGCTGGCCGTCGCGGCCGCGATCAGCCTGTTCGGCTTTCAGTCCGGTGCAGCGCTCGCAACCGTTGTCGGTGTGCTGATCGAAGTGCCGGTGATGCTGCTGGTCGTGCGCATCGTCAATGCCAGCAAGCCCTGGTACGAACAACAACCCCGCTGA
- a CDS encoding sensor histidine kinase, whose translation MSRVSFRQLLLVAFLLIALLLGSTAWRGVRMLEAFAAESRAAAAHAVEVTAATQLVGERTVDMARSARQFRVLRDEALRGRFMQARDEALASLQPLRPALGGHVADWESAASAVAGLLDDTAAHPLQEGLQRLGDVNEQLATAAQQVVEHQNRELLDTLDGNRARLGLQVFAALAGSVVLALVFGLWLVRPLGRLERSIDDLGANRFDTPVDIRGPADLRRVGRRLDWLRSRLAELEADRQRVLRHVSHELKTPLASLHEGIALLEDRVLGPLQDGQAEVVKILTENSVLLQTRIEALLGYNAAAFDARRLDCKKLSLREVIEAVMREQALPCQSRRIEVQLSGPDTFVVADAGKLAIVFGNLLSNAIRFSPNGGLVRFVLGRNERNVWVDCIDQGPGVARQDRGRIFDPFYQGSRQPEGARGGSGIGLSIVREMVQAHGGSIALLPDDGGAHFRVELPHEA comes from the coding sequence ATGTCCCGGGTTTCCTTTCGCCAGCTTCTCCTTGTCGCCTTCCTGCTGATCGCGCTGCTCCTAGGCAGCACGGCCTGGCGTGGTGTGCGCATGCTCGAAGCGTTTGCGGCCGAAAGTCGCGCCGCCGCGGCCCATGCGGTGGAGGTGACGGCCGCGACGCAACTGGTCGGCGAGCGCACGGTGGACATGGCGCGCAGCGCGCGGCAGTTCCGTGTGCTGCGCGACGAGGCCTTGCGCGGCCGCTTCATGCAGGCGCGCGACGAGGCACTCGCGTCGCTGCAGCCGCTGCGCCCGGCGCTCGGCGGCCATGTCGCCGACTGGGAGTCCGCCGCCAGCGCGGTGGCCGGTCTGCTCGACGACACCGCGGCGCATCCGCTGCAGGAAGGCTTGCAGCGGCTGGGTGACGTCAACGAACAACTCGCCACCGCAGCGCAGCAGGTGGTGGAACACCAGAACCGCGAGCTGCTCGATACGCTGGATGGCAATCGTGCGCGCCTCGGCCTGCAGGTGTTCGCCGCACTGGCCGGCAGTGTCGTGCTGGCGCTGGTGTTCGGCCTGTGGCTGGTGCGTCCGCTCGGGCGACTGGAGCGCAGCATCGACGACCTGGGCGCCAATCGTTTCGATACGCCGGTGGATATCCGCGGCCCGGCCGACCTGCGCCGCGTCGGGCGGCGGCTCGATTGGCTGCGGAGCCGGCTTGCCGAGCTTGAAGCCGATCGCCAGCGGGTGCTGCGCCATGTGTCGCACGAGCTGAAGACGCCGCTCGCGTCGCTGCACGAAGGCATCGCGCTCCTCGAGGACCGTGTGCTCGGCCCCCTGCAGGACGGGCAGGCCGAAGTCGTGAAGATTCTCACCGAGAACAGCGTGCTGCTACAGACCCGGATCGAGGCGCTGCTCGGCTACAACGCGGCGGCTTTCGACGCGCGCCGGCTCGACTGCAAGAAGCTCTCGCTGCGCGAGGTGATCGAGGCGGTGATGCGGGAACAGGCGCTGCCCTGCCAGTCGCGCCGTATCGAAGTGCAGTTGAGCGGGCCGGACACCTTCGTCGTGGCCGATGCCGGCAAGCTCGCGATCGTGTTCGGCAACCTGCTCTCCAACGCGATCCGCTTCAGCCCCAACGGCGGCCTCGTGCGCTTCGTGCTCGGGCGCAACGAGCGCAACGTGTGGGTGGATTGCATCGACCAGGGGCCGGGCGTTGCGCGGCAGGATCGCGGCCGCATCTTCGACCCCTTCTACCAGGGCAGCCGTCAGCCGGAGGGCGCGCGTGGCGGCAGTGGCATCGGCCTGTCGATCGTGCGCGAGATGGTGCAAGCGCACGGCGGCAGCATCGCGCTGCTGCCGGACGACGGCGGTGCGCATTTCCGCGTGGAGTTACCGCATGAAGCCTGA
- the arsC gene encoding arsenate reductase (glutaredoxin) (This arsenate reductase requires both glutathione and glutaredoxin to convert arsenate to arsenite, after which the efflux transporter formed by ArsA and ArsB can extrude the arsenite from the cell, providing resistance.), which yields MSQVTIYHNPACGTSRNTLAMIRNAGIEPEVVLYLQTPPSRDTLLALIRDSGLAVRDVIRQKGTPYEELGLADPALSDDALIDAMLAHPILINRPIVVTPLGTRLCRPSELVLDILPQPQQGAFTKEDGEAVVDAQGRRLI from the coding sequence ATGAGTCAGGTGACGATCTATCACAACCCCGCCTGCGGCACCTCGCGCAACACGCTGGCGATGATCCGCAATGCCGGCATCGAGCCGGAGGTGGTGCTCTATCTGCAGACGCCGCCCAGCCGCGACACCCTGCTGGCGCTGATCCGCGACAGCGGCCTCGCGGTGCGCGACGTGATCCGCCAGAAGGGCACGCCTTACGAAGAACTGGGCCTCGCCGACCCGGCGCTGAGCGACGACGCGCTGATCGACGCGATGCTCGCGCATCCGATCCTGATCAACCGGCCGATCGTCGTCACGCCGCTCGGCACCCGCTTGTGCCGGCCTTCGGAACTGGTACTCGACATCCTGCCGCAGCCGCAGCAAGGCGCCTTCACCAAGGAGGACGGCGAAGCGGTGGTGGACGCGCAGGGCCGCCGCCTGATCTGA